DNA sequence from the Acidobacteriota bacterium genome:
CCCGCAGCCAATGCTGATCGACCAGCTGTCCAACATCGCGCGCATGGCCGGCCAGGCGGATCAGAAGGTCGGGCGTGACGCGTATCAGCGGTTCGACGACGTGATGAAGGAGCTGAGCGCGCTCAAGGGGCAGGTGGAGCGATAACGCCACGCGCCACGTGACGCCACGTGCGACGTGCGACGTGCCAGGTGCGACGTGCGGGCACGTGGCACGTCGCACGTCGCACGTCGCACGTGGTTAGGTGCCCACCTCGTACGTCACGCGCAGCTCGATATCCTCCCGCATCGAGTGCCACACCGAGCAGTACTTCTCGCGCGAGAGCGCGATCGCGCGCTCGACGGCGTGCGAGGGAACGTTCCCCGTGATGACGTAGTGCAGCGTGATTTCCTGGAAGCGCTTCGGCGGCTCCGGCGCGCGCAGGCCGGTGAACGTCGCGCGCAGCCCGCGAAAGTCGTGGCGCCCCTTGGTGAGCATGTCGACGAGATCGATGGCCATGCAGCCGGCCAGGCCGGCCGCGAGCGCCTGCATCGGCGAGGGCGCCCGGCGCGTGTCGCCATCGAGCCAGAAGTCGAAGCCGCCGGTGCGGCCCGAGAAGAACAGATGGTCCTGCCAG
Encoded proteins:
- a CDS encoding OsmC family protein: MAERPSISTELTWQDHLFFSGRTGGFDFWLDGDTRRAPSPMQALAAGLAGCMAIDLVDMLTKGRHDFRGLRATFTGLRAPEPPKRFQEITLHYVITGNVPSHAVERAIALSREKYCSVWHSMREDIELRVTYEVGT